The following are encoded in a window of Falco biarmicus isolate bFalBia1 chromosome 8, bFalBia1.pri, whole genome shotgun sequence genomic DNA:
- the LOC130153968 gene encoding neuropeptide Y receptor type 6-like, with product MDKAIQHPSEILFNQTLSNISYSQFLNFDTCQPSFLAEFLLITAYALVTIVGLFGNLCLIFIIKRRKEAQNVTNILIANLSLSDVLICIMCIPVTVAYTLMDYWIFGEAMCKVSSFIQSISVTVSIFSLVLIAIERYQLIVNPRGWKPNISHAYWGILFIWGFSLIISIPFLVFHQLTDEPFKHLSVHSDFYKNKVACVEAWPSVTERLIFTTSLLVFQYCFPLGFIFICYLRIFVCLRRRHGKIDRLRENDSRLSENKRINMMLISIVVTFAACWLPLNIFNVVFDWNHEALMSCNHNLAFTICHLVAMISTCINPVFYGFLNKNFQKDLMSLVHHCRCSASQEEYENIALSNLQTDASKGSLKLNNPPVVI from the coding sequence ATGGATAAAGCCATACAGCATCCCAGTGAGATTCTGTTTAATCAGACTCTCTCTAATATTAGCTATTCTCAGTTTTTGAACTTTGATACGTGCCAGCCTTCCTTCCTTGCAGAATTTTTGCTCATTACAGCCTACGCATTAGTTACAATAGTGGGGCTTTTTGGAAAtctttgcttgatttttatAATAAAGAGACGGAAAGAAGCTCAAAACGTTACCAACATTCTGATTGCCAACCTCTCTTTATCAGATGTTTTGATCTGTATCATGTGTATTCCTGTCACAGTTGCATATACCTTAATGGACTACTGGATATTTGGGGAAGCTATGTGTAAAGTAAGTTCTTTTATACAAAGTATATCCGTCACAGTCTCCATTTTCTCACTTGTACTGATTGCCATCGAGAGATATCAGTTAATTGTGAACCCACGTGGCTGGAAGCCTAATATTTCACATGCTTACTGGGGAATTCTTTTCATCTGGGGGTTTTCCCTCATAATATCCATTCCTTTTCTAGTATTTCACCAATTAACCGATGAACCCTTCAAACATCTGTCTGTCCATAGCGATTTCTACAAGAACAAGGTTGCTTGCGTCGAAGCATGGCCATCTGTTACAGAGCGACTGATTTTTACCACTAGTCTGCTGGTTTTCCAGTACTGCTTCCCACTGGGGTTCATTTTTATCTGCTATCTCAGGATATTCGTATGTCTTCGAAGGCGACATGGTAAAATAGACAGGTTGAGAGAGAATGACAGCAGACTGAGTGAAAACAAAAGGATTAATATGATGTTGATATCAATTGTTGTCACTTTTGCAGCTTGCTGGTTGCCTCTCAATATATTCAATGTTGTTTTTGACTGGAACCATGAGGCACTAATGAGCTGTAATCATAACCTGGCATTTACAATATGCCACCTGGTGGCCATGATCTCAACATGCATCAATCCTGTCTTCTATGGATTTCTCAACAAGaattttcagaaggatttgATGTCGTTAGTCCACCACTGCAGATGCTCGGCATCACAAGAGGAGTATGAAAATATTGCCCTTTCCAATCTGCAAACGGATGCGTCTAAGGGATCTCTGAAATTAAATAATCCCCCCGTGGTTATCTAA
- the HNRNPA0 gene encoding heterogeneous nuclear ribonucleoprotein A0 produces the protein MENSQLCKLFIGGLNVQTTEAGLREHFAAYGTLTDCVVVLNPQTKRSRCFGFVTYSAVEEADAAMAASPHAVDGNAVELKRAVSREDSAKPGAHAKVKKLFVGGLKGDVGEGDLVQHFSQFGPVEKAEIIADKQSGKKRGFGFVYFQNHDAADKAAVVKFHPIQGHRVEVKKAVPKEDIQSGGGGGGSSRPSRGGRGGGRGRGGGGSGNRDHNGLSKGGGGYNSYGGYGGGGGGGGGYGSYGSGSYGGGGGGGDYGNGYGGFGSYSQHQSSYGPMKSGGGGGGGGGNWGGRSNSGPYRGGYGGGGYGGGSF, from the coding sequence ATGGAGAACTCGCAGCTATGCAAGCTGTTCATCGGCGGCCTGAACGTGCAGACGACGGAGGCCGGGCTGCGGGAGCACTTCGCGGCCTACGGCACCCTCACCGACTGCGTGGTGGTGCTCAACCCGCAGACCAAGCGCTCCCGCTGCTTCGGTTTCGTCACCTACTCGGCGGTGGAGGAGGCCGACGCCGCCATGGCCGCCTCCCCCCACGCCGTGGACGGCAACGCGGTGGAGCTGAAGCGGGCCGTGTCCCGGGAGGACTCGGCCAAACCGGGGGCCCACGCTAAGGTGAAGAAGCTCTTTGTGGGCGGCCTCAAAGGGGACGTGGGCGAAGGGGACCTGGTGCAGCATTTCAGCCAGTTCGGCCCCGTGGAGAAGGCCGAGATCATCGCCGACAAACAGAGCGGGAAGAAGCGCGGCTTTGGCTTCGTCTATTTCCAAAACCACGACGCCGCCGACAAGGCGGCCGTGGTCAAGTTCCACCCGATCCAGGGCCACCGCGTGGAGGTCAAGAAGGCCGTGCCCAAGGAGGACATCCAGTCGGGCGGGGGTGGCGGCGGCTCCTCCAGGCCCTCccggggaggcagaggaggaggaaggggtcGGGGCGGCGGCGGATCCGGCAACCGGGATCACAACGGCCTTTCCAAAGGCGGCGGCGGTTACAATAGCTACGGCGGCTACGGtggaggaggcggcggcggcggcggctaCGGCTCCTATGGCAGCGGCTCCTACGGAGGCGGAGGGGGAGGCGGCGACTACGGCAACGGGTACGGCGGGTTCGGCAGCTACAGCCAGCACCAGTCCTCCTACGGCCCCATGAAGAGCGGcggaggaggtggaggagggggCGGCAACTGGGGGGGCCGCAGTAACAGTGGACCGTACAGAGGAGGCTATGGTGGGGGAGGCTATGGGGGCGGCTCTTTCTGA